The Eubacterium maltosivorans genome includes the window GTGTGATCCTTCCGGCCTCGAGATCCGCTTTGTAGAAGGGATAGAGGTACTGGTCCATACGCCCCGGGTTATAGCTGGCTGCGTTTTGCTCCATAAAAATGCAGGTATGGTAAATATAGAAGGACTGGAGCGCTTCGCGGAAGGTGCGGGCGGGCTTTTCAGGAACCCGGCCGCAAATGTCGGAGATGGCGAGCAGCTCTTCTTTTCGAGCAGGGTCTTCCTCGAGACCGGCCAGCCTCAGGGCTTCGGCCGAATAGCGCGCAGCCAGCTTTACAATGCCGTCCGCGCTCAGTGAAAGCGCCCGGAGATAGACCAGCTTCTCATAATGGCCTGGTTTTGTGATATCCAGGGAAGCTCTGGTTTCCTCGATACGTCTTCTTACGCCTTCAATCCCTTCGTTGATGATCATCTCATAGCCTGCGGTGGTCTCGCCCCAGCCGCGGACAGCCTTGCGGTTAATATACAGGACGCCGCAGTCACGCAGAATACGGGTTTCCTCGGGAATCTGGCAGAGCCATTTTTCATAGGTCGAACGCCCGCTCCAGTAAGGCCGGATCTCGTTGATGAAGCTTTCCCGGTCCTCGTCCTTTAAATAGAAAGGATCATACTCTCTGCTGCTGATGGTGTCCAGCTCGTCATCAAGAACGGACCAGCAGGTATCTGGACAAAGCAGGCCGCCGCGCTGCTTGCTGCCAGAATTGCCGACGATGAGTTCGTCTCCCCAGATTTTGACGGTTTTTTCCATGCACTGTTTGCGGAAAGCGTAGGCTTTTTGCACAACAAAGGGCTCGCCTTCGGATTCTTTAAATCCACGTGTTAAAATCAGCGCGTTTTCGAGGTCCATTTCCGGACGGGTGTTTAACACGCGATCTTTAAGTCTCATGATACGCTTCATATAGGCTTTGTCTTCCATCATCATTACCTCCAAATAAAATACTGCTGGAAAATTCTTCTTAATGATTACTATATCACGTTGTTCGTTGTTTGACAAGATAAAAATGTCATATATGACATTTTTCTTATGAGAAAATAGAGTTTTTAAAGATTCAGGACAATAAAAAACGGCGGACAAAGAATCGGCTGTCCGCCGGATGGCTTTTGTTATAGCTGGCCAAGCTCTCTGCATCGGTCGACGCAGGCCTTGACGCCCTCTTTCAAGCAGGTATCAAAGCCGAGCTCATCCATTTTGTCCAGGGCCGCCAGGGTCGTACCGCCAGGCAGGCGAAGCTTGTTTTCCAGGGCTTCGGCGCTCATGCCAGAGCTCAGAAGCGTTTCGGCGCTTCCCTTCATGGTCTGGGCGAAAAGCCGGAGCGCTGTGTTTTCATCCATGCCCATCTGTACAGCTTCATCAACGATAACGCGGGCCATATGATAGAAATACGCCGGGGCAGAACCGTTGATCGGAACCACCTCACACATGAGGGCTTCGGGGATTTCCTCGACGATTCCGCAGCTTGTCAGGAAGCGGTCCACTTCTCTGTAGTCGTCATCGCTCACGGCAGCTGCGCGGGAGACGGCAAAAGCGCCCAGGCCTGCCTGCGCTGTCAGGGTCGGCATGCAGCGGACAACCTTACAGGTGTCTGTAAGTCTTTCCTGATACCACTGATTGCTGATCCCGGCCGCAAGAGAGAGAAGGACTGTTTCGGCAGAGAATGTGCTTTTAATCTGGGGGACAATGGAGTCAATAACCTGAGGTGTCACAGCGACAACGACAACAGGCGCCTCCCGGACCAAATCCTCAATGGATTCATAAACGGTGTAGCCGTTTTTCATAAAACGTTCGCGAACCTCCGGTGAAACATCGAAGATTCCGATTTCTCCAGGTGAGTAGACGCCGCTCTTTTCAATTCCTGAAAGAATGGCCTGAACAATGTTTCCGGCACCGATAAATCTAACAGTTGCATTCATTCTTTTACCCCTTCCTTTCCGTGGTGTAACAAGCGCAGGGAGTACGCCTTGTTACCTCTGAATCTAGTATATTGCGACTTTATATTTTTGTCAAGATAATTTATGATAATTTTTCCTATAGTACAAAAATGTGATATAAGAAAATAGAGTAGGAGGCGCAACTGCAGGAAAAGTAGCTGTTAGTGTGCGTATTTTTATAAATTATCATAATAAAGTTTATTTTGAAATACGAAAAAGAACCCCTTTTCTATTAAGAGAGGGGATTCTTTAAAAGTTGCTGGTATACTCAATGCCATTTAATGATCAGCTTCGAATTCGCTCAGTCAATAAATTTAACACCAAATTTGTCTTAGCCCTCTACTCCCCGGGCTTTAATTTTCATACCTCGGCGTTTTAAAAGAACCGCCGATAAAATTCCCAAAGCCGACCAGACCACCATCCAGACAATCATGATGTTAAAACCAATGGTCACATCGCCTTGTGCCTCCCCGTAAGCCAGAAAACGGCTGATAATCGGCGCGACAAAAATATCCGGCGACAGCCCGATGAGGGAGATAATCCCAGTGGCGATGCCCGTCATGGCCAGCGGCACACCCGCCTCGCCTAAAATTGACCAATAGGTCGATTTGATCACATTGACCAGATAAGCCAGAATCACTGTGACCACCACACAGATCATGGTTGTCTGAGAGGTGAAGAACACCGCAGCAGCACAGACCCCAGTGGCCAGAAAGGCAAAGAACATCCCTGATCCCTTGAATTTGAATTTATCCATAATGATCCCGCCCGAGATTCCCGCGACAAAAACAATGATGTAGCTCCTGATAATGGACAAAGTGC containing:
- the proC gene encoding pyrroline-5-carboxylate reductase, coding for MNATVRFIGAGNIVQAILSGIEKSGVYSPGEIGIFDVSPEVRERFMKNGYTVYESIEDLVREAPVVVVAVTPQVIDSIVPQIKSTFSAETVLLSLAAGISNQWYQERLTDTCKVVRCMPTLTAQAGLGAFAVSRAAAVSDDDYREVDRFLTSCGIVEEIPEALMCEVVPINGSAPAYFYHMARVIVDEAVQMGMDENTALRLFAQTMKGSAETLLSSGMSAEALENKLRLPGGTTLAALDKMDELGFDTCLKEGVKACVDRCRELGQL